Proteins found in one Zea mays cultivar B73 chromosome 1, Zm-B73-REFERENCE-NAM-5.0, whole genome shotgun sequence genomic segment:
- the LOC103644980 gene encoding isoflavone reductase homolog, with translation MEKSRVLVVGGTAYIGQRLVRASLAQGHPMLVLLRAEIGLDIDKLQMLLSFKAQGAWLVEASLEDHAGLLAAVAQGDVVVSAMSGAHIRSHNSPKGDMGRIHSNTF, from the exons ATGGAGAAGAGCCGGGTGCTGGTGGTGGGCGGCACTGCGTACATCGGGCAGCGGCTCGTGCGGGCGAGCCTGGCGCAAGGGCACCCGATGCTGGTGTTGCTGCGGGCGGAGATCGGCCTGGACATCGACAAGCTCCAGATGTTGCTCTCCTTCAAGGCCCAAGGCGCGTGGCTGGTGGAGGCGTCACTGGAGGACCACGCGGGCCTCCTCGCCGCCGTGGCGCAGGGCGACGTGGTGGTCTCGGCCATGTCCGGGGCGCACATCCGCAGCCACAACTCACCAAAAGGCGACATGGGAAGG ATACATTCAAATACATTCTGA